Proteins encoded by one window of Dermochelys coriacea isolate rDerCor1 chromosome 13, rDerCor1.pri.v4, whole genome shotgun sequence:
- the LOC119841956 gene encoding hornerin-like isoform X5 — protein MAAAEPARGRDSQRAAEGCSVPLPDPASWVEGENVWVLELQPYSDPSAGDEAVKLEPQGPFLRSTVRAGKQEMPKPGVAGMLEPEGPFLRSAVRAGKQDMPKPGVARMLEPEGPFLRSAVRAGKQEMLKPGVAGMLEPEGPFLRSAVRTVKQEVQEPGVAGMLEPEGPFLRSTVRAVKQETLEPEGPFLRSAVRAIKQEMPEPGVAGMSESERPFLRSAVRAVKQEMLEPGIAGMLEPEGPFQRSAGENIPWIPEQGRAGGSQHRAVRKNPPRRRQGKNSHYDPPPGRQGGSPLRDITVPQSAAAGGPPHTCATCGKSFSRRSKLSSHQRNHTGDKPHSCGDCGKGFLWRSDLLRHQLMHTGERPHHCPQCGRGFSRASRLQQHQRVHTEANHGMEGSPVPSALQGVHGEPGHGVGQSPGLSEGLGVHREPGHGVGRSPGLSEGLGVHGEPGHGVGRSLGLSEGLGVHMEPGHRVGQSPGLNEGLGVHVEPGHEVGRSPGLSESRGVHGEPGHGVEQSPGLSEVLGVHTESDHGVGQSAGLSEGREVHVEPSHGVGRSLGLSEGLGVHVEPCNGAERTWALTTLQRSHAEPALGGEGNVAQSPTLFALQGVHGEPCHGAAWSPVLTTLQGVHVEPGHRVGRSPGLGVHTEPGHGVGQNPGLSEGLGVHAEPGHGLGRSPGLSEGLGVHVEPGNGTERTWALTTLQGVHAEPCHGAGWSPMMTTLQRSHVEPVHGGEGNVAQSPTFFALQGVHGEPCPRAGWSPVLTTLQGVHAEPGHGARWSPVLTTLQGVHVEPCHGAGWSPVLTTLQGVHAEPGHGPGWSPMLTTLQGVHAEPGHGAGWSPMLTTLQGVHAESGHRPGWSPVLTTLQGVHGEPCHGQEWSPALSALQGIHGEPSHSPEGNPALIALQRVHAEPWDSAEGNVAQCSTLFALQRIQAEPCYSTEGPAAQRLELIVLQRVHGEPCHGAEGSSGLTARQGVHGEPCHGTEQSMALSAVQTVHGEPCHSTEQSPALSAVQTVHGQPCHGTEQSPALSAVQTVHGQPCHGTEQSMALSAVQTVHGQPCHGTEQNPALSAVQTVHGQPCHGTEQNPALSAVQTVHRQPCHGAESPVAQSLALAALQCLQAGEAQCVIAERGGGLAETPPSPAALVQENLFQCPECRKCFGRSSYLVKHRRIHGAGKPHQCPQCGKCFSQRSYLCKHRRIHAAAAGKPHECALCGKRFSLRSYLCKHRRIHTR, from the exons ATGGCTGCGGCAGAGCCCGCTCGGGGAAGGGACTCTCAGCGAGCTGCAG AAGGATGCTCTGTCCCCCTGCCGGACCCGGCGTCCTGGGTGGAAGGGGAGAACGTGTGGGTGCTGGAGCTGCAGCCCTACAGCGATCCCAGTG CAGGTGATGAAGCGGTAAAGCTGGAGCCGCAGGGGCCCTTCCTGAGAAGCACTGTGAGGGCTGGAAAGCAGGAGATGCCAAAGCCAGGTGTAGCAGGGATGCTGGAGCCGGAGGGACCATTCCTGAGAAGCGCTGTGAGGGCTGGAAAGCAGGATATGCCGAAGCCAGGTGTAGCAAGGATGCTGGAGCCGGAGGGGCCCTTCCTGAGAAGCGCTGTGAGGGCTGGAAAGCAGGAGATGCTGAAGCCAGGCGTAGCAGGGATgctggagccagagggaccattCCTGAGAAGCGCTGTGAGGACTGTAAAGCAGGAGGTGCAGGAGCCAGGTGTAGCAGGGATGCTGGAGCCAGAGGGGCCGTTCTTGAGAAGCACAGTGAGGGCTGTAAAGCAGGAGACATTGGAGCCAGAGGGGCCATTCCTGAGAAGCGCTGTGAGGGCAATAAAGCAGGAGATGCCGGAGCCAGGCGTAGCAGGGATGTCGGAGTCGGAGAGGCCCTTCTTGAGAAGTGCTGTGAGGGCTGTAAAGCAGGAGATGCTGGAGCCAGGCATAGCAGGGATGCTGGAGCCAGAGGGGCCGTTCCAGAGAAGTGCTGGAGAGAACATTCCCTGGATCCcggagcagggcagagctggtgggAGCCAGCACCGGGCAGTGAGGAAGAACCCTCCACGGAGGAGGCAGGGTAAGAACAGCCACTATGACCCCCCGCCGGGGAGGCAAGGGGGCAGCCCCCTGCGGGACATCACTGTGCCCCAGAGCGCAGCTGCAGGGGGGCCGCCCCACACGTGTGCCACTTGCGGAAAGAGTTTCAGCCGCCGCTCCAAGCTGAGCTCCCACCAGAGGAACCACACTGGAGACAAACCCCACAGctgtggggactgtgggaagggcTTCCTGTGGCGCTCGGACCTGCTCCGGCACCAGCTCATGCACACGGGGGAGCgtccccaccactgcccccaaTGTGGCCGTGGCTTCAGCCGGGCCTCACGGCTCCAGCAGCATCAGAGAGTCCACACGGAAGCCAACCATGGAATGGAGGGAAGCCCGGTGCCAAGTGCGCTGCAGGGAGTCCACGGGGAGCCTGGCCACGGAGTggggcagagcccggggctgaGTGAGGGGCTGGGAGTCCACAGGGAGCCTGGCCATGGAGTGGGGCGGAGCCCAGGGCTGAGTGAGGGGCTGGGAGTCCACGGGGAGCCTGGCCATGGAGTGGGGCGGAGCCTGGGGCTGAGTGAGGGGCTGGGAGTCCACATGGAGCCTGGCCACAGAgtggggcagagcccagggctgaaTGAGGGGCTGGGAGTCCACGTAGAGCCTGGCCATGAAGTGGGGCGGAGTCCAGGGCTGAGTGAGAGCCGGGGAGTCCACGGGGAGCCTGGCCACGGAGTGGAGCAGAGCCCGGGGCTGAGTGAGGTGCTGGGAGTCCACACGGAGTCTGACCACGGTGTGGGGCAGAGCGCGGGGCTGAGCGAGGGCCGGGAAGTTCATGTGGAGCCCAGCCATGGAGTGGGGCGGAGCCTGGGGCTGAGTGAGGGGCTGGGAGTCCATGTGGAGCCCTGCAATGGAGCAGAGAGGACCTGGGCTCTGACTACGCTGCAGAGAAGCCATGCGGAGCCTGCCCTTGGAGGGGAGGGCAATGTGGCACAGAGCCCAACCTTGTTTGCACTGCAGGGAGTCCATGGAGAGCCCTGCCACGGAGCGGCGTGGAGCCCGGTACTCACTACACTGCAGGGCGTCCATGTGGAGCCTGGCCACAGAGTTGggcggagcccagggctgggagtccACACAGAGCCTGGCCATGGAGTGGGGCAGAACCCGGGCCTGAGTGAAGGGCTGGGAGTCCATGCAGAGCCTGGCCATGGATTGGGGCGGAGCCCGGGGCTGAGTGAGGGGCTGGGAGTCCACGTGGAGCCCGGCAATGGAACAGAGAGGACCTGGGCTTTGACTACGTTGCAGGGAGTCCATGCAGAGCCCTGCCACGGCGCAGGTTGGAGCCCAATGATGACTACGCTGCAGAGAAGCCATGTGGAGCCTGTCCATGGAGGGGAGGGCAATGTGGCACAGAGCCCAACCTTCTTTGCACTGCAGGGAGTCCATGgagagccctgccccagagcgGGGTGGAGCCCAGTGCTCACTACACTGCAGGGCGTCCATGCAGAGCCAGGCCATGGAGCGAGGTGGAGCCCAGTGCTAACTACATTGCAGGGAGTCCACGTGGAACCCTGCCACGGAGCAGGGTGGAGCCCGGTGCTCACTACACTGCAGGGTGTCCACGCAGAGCCAGGCCATGGACCGGGATGGAGCCCGATGCTCACTACACTGCAGGGCGTCCACGCAGAGCCTGGCCACGGAGCAGGGTGGAGCCCGATGCTTACTACACTGCAGGGCGTCCACGCAGAGTCAGGCCAcagaccaggctggagcccagtgcTCACTACGCTGCAGGGTGTCCACGGAGAGCCCTGCCATGGACAAGAATGGAGCCCAGCCCTGAGTGCACTGCAGGGCATCCACGGGGAGCCCAGCCACAGCCCAGAAGGGAACCCAGCGCTGATTGCCTTGCAGAGGGTCCACGCGGAGCCCTGGGACAGCGCAGAGGGTAATGTGGCACAATGCTCAACCTTGTTTGCACTGCAGAGAATTCAGGCAGAGCCCTGCTACAGCACTGAGGGACCCGCAGCCCAGAGGCTGGAGCTGATTGTACTGCAGAGAGTCCATGGGGAGCCCTGCCATGGAGCAGAGGGGAGCTCAGGCCTGACTGCTCGGCAGGGAGTCCACGGGGAGCCCTGCCACGGCACCGAGCAGAGCATGGCACTGAGTGCGGTGCAGACAGTCCACGGGGAGCCCTGCCACAGcaccgagcagagcccagcacTGAGTGCGGTGCAGACAGTCCACGGGCAGCCCTGCCACGGCACAGAGCAGAGCCCGGCACTGAGTGCAGTGCAGACAGTCCACGGGCAGCCCTGCCACGGCACCGAGCAGAGCATGGCACTGAGTGCAGTGCAGACAGTCCACGGGCAGCCCTGCCACGGCACCGAGCAGAACCCGGCACTGAGTGCAGTGCAGACAGTCCACGGGCAGCCCTGCCACGGCACCGAGCAGAACCCGGCACTGAGTGCAGTGCAGACAGTCCACAGGCAGCCCTGCCATGGAGCAGAGAGTCCCGTGGCCCAGAGCCTGGCACTGGCTGCGCTGCAGTGTCTCCAGGCCGGAGAGGCTCAATGTGTCATCGCTGAGCGAGGGGGAGGCCTGGCcgagacccccccatcccctgcagcctTGGTGCAGGAGAATCTCTTCCAATGTCCTGAATGCCGAAAGTGCTTCGGCCGCAGCTCATACCTGGTGAAGCACCGCCGGATCCATGGGGCGGGAAAGCCCCACCAGTGCCCCCAGTGTGGCAAGTGCTTCAGCCAGCGCTCGTACCTCTGCAAGCACCGCCGTATCCATGCCGCCGCAGCTGGCAAACCCCACGAGTGTGCGCTGTGCGGCAAGCGCTTCAGCCTTCGGTCCTACCTCTGCAAACACCGCCGCATCCACACGAGATAG
- the LOC119841956 gene encoding hornerin-like isoform X6, whose product MAAAEPARGRDSQRAAGCSVPLPDPASWVEGENVWVLELQPYSDPSAGDEAVKLEPQGPFLRSTVRAGKQEMPKPGVAGMLEPEGPFLRSAVRAGKQDMPKPGVARMLEPEGPFLRSAVRAGKQEMLKPGVAGMLEPEGPFLRSAVRTVKQEVQEPGVAGMLEPEGPFLRSTVRAVKQETLEPEGPFLRSAVRAIKQEMPEPGVAGMSESERPFLRSAVRAVKQEMLEPGIAGMLEPEGPFQRSAGENIPWIPEQGRAGGSQHRAVRKNPPRRRQGKNSHYDPPPGRQGGSPLRDITVPQSAAAGGPPHTCATCGKSFSRRSKLSSHQRNHTGDKPHSCGDCGKGFLWRSDLLRHQLMHTGERPHHCPQCGRGFSRASRLQQHQRVHTEANHGMEGSPVPSALQGVHGEPGHGVGQSPGLSEGLGVHREPGHGVGRSPGLSEGLGVHGEPGHGVGRSLGLSEGLGVHMEPGHRVGQSPGLNEGLGVHVEPGHEVGRSPGLSESRGVHGEPGHGVEQSPGLSEVLGVHTESDHGVGQSAGLSEGREVHVEPSHGVGRSLGLSEGLGVHVEPCNGAERTWALTTLQRSHAEPALGGEGNVAQSPTLFALQGVHGEPCHGAAWSPVLTTLQGVHVEPGHRVGRSPGLGVHTEPGHGVGQNPGLSEGLGVHAEPGHGLGRSPGLSEGLGVHVEPGNGTERTWALTTLQGVHAEPCHGAGWSPMMTTLQRSHVEPVHGGEGNVAQSPTFFALQGVHGEPCPRAGWSPVLTTLQGVHAEPGHGARWSPVLTTLQGVHVEPCHGAGWSPVLTTLQGVHAEPGHGPGWSPMLTTLQGVHAEPGHGAGWSPMLTTLQGVHAESGHRPGWSPVLTTLQGVHGEPCHGQEWSPALSALQGIHGEPSHSPEGNPALIALQRVHAEPWDSAEGNVAQCSTLFALQRIQAEPCYSTEGPAAQRLELIVLQRVHGEPCHGAEGSSGLTARQGVHGEPCHGTEQSMALSAVQTVHGEPCHSTEQSPALSAVQTVHGQPCHGTEQSPALSAVQTVHGQPCHGTEQSMALSAVQTVHGQPCHGTEQNPALSAVQTVHGQPCHGTEQNPALSAVQTVHRQPCHGAESPVAQSLALAALQCLQAGEAQCVIAERGGGLAETPPSPAALVQENLFQCPECRKCFGRSSYLVKHRRIHGAGKPHQCPQCGKCFSQRSYLCKHRRIHAAAAGKPHECALCGKRFSLRSYLCKHRRIHTR is encoded by the exons ATGGCTGCGGCAGAGCCCGCTCGGGGAAGGGACTCTCAGCGAGCTGCAG GATGCTCTGTCCCCCTGCCGGACCCGGCGTCCTGGGTGGAAGGGGAGAACGTGTGGGTGCTGGAGCTGCAGCCCTACAGCGATCCCAGTG CAGGTGATGAAGCGGTAAAGCTGGAGCCGCAGGGGCCCTTCCTGAGAAGCACTGTGAGGGCTGGAAAGCAGGAGATGCCAAAGCCAGGTGTAGCAGGGATGCTGGAGCCGGAGGGACCATTCCTGAGAAGCGCTGTGAGGGCTGGAAAGCAGGATATGCCGAAGCCAGGTGTAGCAAGGATGCTGGAGCCGGAGGGGCCCTTCCTGAGAAGCGCTGTGAGGGCTGGAAAGCAGGAGATGCTGAAGCCAGGCGTAGCAGGGATgctggagccagagggaccattCCTGAGAAGCGCTGTGAGGACTGTAAAGCAGGAGGTGCAGGAGCCAGGTGTAGCAGGGATGCTGGAGCCAGAGGGGCCGTTCTTGAGAAGCACAGTGAGGGCTGTAAAGCAGGAGACATTGGAGCCAGAGGGGCCATTCCTGAGAAGCGCTGTGAGGGCAATAAAGCAGGAGATGCCGGAGCCAGGCGTAGCAGGGATGTCGGAGTCGGAGAGGCCCTTCTTGAGAAGTGCTGTGAGGGCTGTAAAGCAGGAGATGCTGGAGCCAGGCATAGCAGGGATGCTGGAGCCAGAGGGGCCGTTCCAGAGAAGTGCTGGAGAGAACATTCCCTGGATCCcggagcagggcagagctggtgggAGCCAGCACCGGGCAGTGAGGAAGAACCCTCCACGGAGGAGGCAGGGTAAGAACAGCCACTATGACCCCCCGCCGGGGAGGCAAGGGGGCAGCCCCCTGCGGGACATCACTGTGCCCCAGAGCGCAGCTGCAGGGGGGCCGCCCCACACGTGTGCCACTTGCGGAAAGAGTTTCAGCCGCCGCTCCAAGCTGAGCTCCCACCAGAGGAACCACACTGGAGACAAACCCCACAGctgtggggactgtgggaagggcTTCCTGTGGCGCTCGGACCTGCTCCGGCACCAGCTCATGCACACGGGGGAGCgtccccaccactgcccccaaTGTGGCCGTGGCTTCAGCCGGGCCTCACGGCTCCAGCAGCATCAGAGAGTCCACACGGAAGCCAACCATGGAATGGAGGGAAGCCCGGTGCCAAGTGCGCTGCAGGGAGTCCACGGGGAGCCTGGCCACGGAGTggggcagagcccggggctgaGTGAGGGGCTGGGAGTCCACAGGGAGCCTGGCCATGGAGTGGGGCGGAGCCCAGGGCTGAGTGAGGGGCTGGGAGTCCACGGGGAGCCTGGCCATGGAGTGGGGCGGAGCCTGGGGCTGAGTGAGGGGCTGGGAGTCCACATGGAGCCTGGCCACAGAgtggggcagagcccagggctgaaTGAGGGGCTGGGAGTCCACGTAGAGCCTGGCCATGAAGTGGGGCGGAGTCCAGGGCTGAGTGAGAGCCGGGGAGTCCACGGGGAGCCTGGCCACGGAGTGGAGCAGAGCCCGGGGCTGAGTGAGGTGCTGGGAGTCCACACGGAGTCTGACCACGGTGTGGGGCAGAGCGCGGGGCTGAGCGAGGGCCGGGAAGTTCATGTGGAGCCCAGCCATGGAGTGGGGCGGAGCCTGGGGCTGAGTGAGGGGCTGGGAGTCCATGTGGAGCCCTGCAATGGAGCAGAGAGGACCTGGGCTCTGACTACGCTGCAGAGAAGCCATGCGGAGCCTGCCCTTGGAGGGGAGGGCAATGTGGCACAGAGCCCAACCTTGTTTGCACTGCAGGGAGTCCATGGAGAGCCCTGCCACGGAGCGGCGTGGAGCCCGGTACTCACTACACTGCAGGGCGTCCATGTGGAGCCTGGCCACAGAGTTGggcggagcccagggctgggagtccACACAGAGCCTGGCCATGGAGTGGGGCAGAACCCGGGCCTGAGTGAAGGGCTGGGAGTCCATGCAGAGCCTGGCCATGGATTGGGGCGGAGCCCGGGGCTGAGTGAGGGGCTGGGAGTCCACGTGGAGCCCGGCAATGGAACAGAGAGGACCTGGGCTTTGACTACGTTGCAGGGAGTCCATGCAGAGCCCTGCCACGGCGCAGGTTGGAGCCCAATGATGACTACGCTGCAGAGAAGCCATGTGGAGCCTGTCCATGGAGGGGAGGGCAATGTGGCACAGAGCCCAACCTTCTTTGCACTGCAGGGAGTCCATGgagagccctgccccagagcgGGGTGGAGCCCAGTGCTCACTACACTGCAGGGCGTCCATGCAGAGCCAGGCCATGGAGCGAGGTGGAGCCCAGTGCTAACTACATTGCAGGGAGTCCACGTGGAACCCTGCCACGGAGCAGGGTGGAGCCCGGTGCTCACTACACTGCAGGGTGTCCACGCAGAGCCAGGCCATGGACCGGGATGGAGCCCGATGCTCACTACACTGCAGGGCGTCCACGCAGAGCCTGGCCACGGAGCAGGGTGGAGCCCGATGCTTACTACACTGCAGGGCGTCCACGCAGAGTCAGGCCAcagaccaggctggagcccagtgcTCACTACGCTGCAGGGTGTCCACGGAGAGCCCTGCCATGGACAAGAATGGAGCCCAGCCCTGAGTGCACTGCAGGGCATCCACGGGGAGCCCAGCCACAGCCCAGAAGGGAACCCAGCGCTGATTGCCTTGCAGAGGGTCCACGCGGAGCCCTGGGACAGCGCAGAGGGTAATGTGGCACAATGCTCAACCTTGTTTGCACTGCAGAGAATTCAGGCAGAGCCCTGCTACAGCACTGAGGGACCCGCAGCCCAGAGGCTGGAGCTGATTGTACTGCAGAGAGTCCATGGGGAGCCCTGCCATGGAGCAGAGGGGAGCTCAGGCCTGACTGCTCGGCAGGGAGTCCACGGGGAGCCCTGCCACGGCACCGAGCAGAGCATGGCACTGAGTGCGGTGCAGACAGTCCACGGGGAGCCCTGCCACAGcaccgagcagagcccagcacTGAGTGCGGTGCAGACAGTCCACGGGCAGCCCTGCCACGGCACAGAGCAGAGCCCGGCACTGAGTGCAGTGCAGACAGTCCACGGGCAGCCCTGCCACGGCACCGAGCAGAGCATGGCACTGAGTGCAGTGCAGACAGTCCACGGGCAGCCCTGCCACGGCACCGAGCAGAACCCGGCACTGAGTGCAGTGCAGACAGTCCACGGGCAGCCCTGCCACGGCACCGAGCAGAACCCGGCACTGAGTGCAGTGCAGACAGTCCACAGGCAGCCCTGCCATGGAGCAGAGAGTCCCGTGGCCCAGAGCCTGGCACTGGCTGCGCTGCAGTGTCTCCAGGCCGGAGAGGCTCAATGTGTCATCGCTGAGCGAGGGGGAGGCCTGGCcgagacccccccatcccctgcagcctTGGTGCAGGAGAATCTCTTCCAATGTCCTGAATGCCGAAAGTGCTTCGGCCGCAGCTCATACCTGGTGAAGCACCGCCGGATCCATGGGGCGGGAAAGCCCCACCAGTGCCCCCAGTGTGGCAAGTGCTTCAGCCAGCGCTCGTACCTCTGCAAGCACCGCCGTATCCATGCCGCCGCAGCTGGCAAACCCCACGAGTGTGCGCTGTGCGGCAAGCGCTTCAGCCTTCGGTCCTACCTCTGCAAACACCGCCGCATCCACACGAGATAG
- the LOC119841956 gene encoding hornerin-like isoform X1 — MGDRWSARAAELWPGSLMAAAEPARGRDSQRAAEGCSVPLPDPASWVEGENVWVLELQPYSDPSAGDEAVKLEPQGPFLRSTVRAGKQEMPKPGVAGMLEPEGPFLRSAVRAGKQDMPKPGVARMLEPEGPFLRSAVRAGKQEMLKPGVAGMLEPEGPFLRSAVRTVKQEVQEPGVAGMLEPEGPFLRSTVRAVKQETLEPEGPFLRSAVRAIKQEMPEPGVAGMSESERPFLRSAVRAVKQEMLEPGIAGMLEPEGPFQRSAGENIPWIPEQGRAGGSQHRAVRKNPPRRRQGKNSHYDPPPGRQGGSPLRDITVPQSAAAGGPPHTCATCGKSFSRRSKLSSHQRNHTGDKPHSCGDCGKGFLWRSDLLRHQLMHTGERPHHCPQCGRGFSRASRLQQHQRVHTEANHGMEGSPVPSALQGVHGEPGHGVGQSPGLSEGLGVHREPGHGVGRSPGLSEGLGVHGEPGHGVGRSLGLSEGLGVHMEPGHRVGQSPGLNEGLGVHVEPGHEVGRSPGLSESRGVHGEPGHGVEQSPGLSEVLGVHTESDHGVGQSAGLSEGREVHVEPSHGVGRSLGLSEGLGVHVEPCNGAERTWALTTLQRSHAEPALGGEGNVAQSPTLFALQGVHGEPCHGAAWSPVLTTLQGVHVEPGHRVGRSPGLGVHTEPGHGVGQNPGLSEGLGVHAEPGHGLGRSPGLSEGLGVHVEPGNGTERTWALTTLQGVHAEPCHGAGWSPMMTTLQRSHVEPVHGGEGNVAQSPTFFALQGVHGEPCPRAGWSPVLTTLQGVHAEPGHGARWSPVLTTLQGVHVEPCHGAGWSPVLTTLQGVHAEPGHGPGWSPMLTTLQGVHAEPGHGAGWSPMLTTLQGVHAESGHRPGWSPVLTTLQGVHGEPCHGQEWSPALSALQGIHGEPSHSPEGNPALIALQRVHAEPWDSAEGNVAQCSTLFALQRIQAEPCYSTEGPAAQRLELIVLQRVHGEPCHGAEGSSGLTARQGVHGEPCHGTEQSMALSAVQTVHGEPCHSTEQSPALSAVQTVHGQPCHGTEQSPALSAVQTVHGQPCHGTEQSMALSAVQTVHGQPCHGTEQNPALSAVQTVHGQPCHGTEQNPALSAVQTVHRQPCHGAESPVAQSLALAALQCLQAGEAQCVIAERGGGLAETPPSPAALVQENLFQCPECRKCFGRSSYLVKHRRIHGAGKPHQCPQCGKCFSQRSYLCKHRRIHAAAAGKPHECALCGKRFSLRSYLCKHRRIHTR; from the exons atggGCGACCGCTGGTCTGCCAGG gctgcagagCTGTGGCCCGGTTCACTCATGGCTGCGGCAGAGCCCGCTCGGGGAAGGGACTCTCAGCGAGCTGCAG AAGGATGCTCTGTCCCCCTGCCGGACCCGGCGTCCTGGGTGGAAGGGGAGAACGTGTGGGTGCTGGAGCTGCAGCCCTACAGCGATCCCAGTG CAGGTGATGAAGCGGTAAAGCTGGAGCCGCAGGGGCCCTTCCTGAGAAGCACTGTGAGGGCTGGAAAGCAGGAGATGCCAAAGCCAGGTGTAGCAGGGATGCTGGAGCCGGAGGGACCATTCCTGAGAAGCGCTGTGAGGGCTGGAAAGCAGGATATGCCGAAGCCAGGTGTAGCAAGGATGCTGGAGCCGGAGGGGCCCTTCCTGAGAAGCGCTGTGAGGGCTGGAAAGCAGGAGATGCTGAAGCCAGGCGTAGCAGGGATgctggagccagagggaccattCCTGAGAAGCGCTGTGAGGACTGTAAAGCAGGAGGTGCAGGAGCCAGGTGTAGCAGGGATGCTGGAGCCAGAGGGGCCGTTCTTGAGAAGCACAGTGAGGGCTGTAAAGCAGGAGACATTGGAGCCAGAGGGGCCATTCCTGAGAAGCGCTGTGAGGGCAATAAAGCAGGAGATGCCGGAGCCAGGCGTAGCAGGGATGTCGGAGTCGGAGAGGCCCTTCTTGAGAAGTGCTGTGAGGGCTGTAAAGCAGGAGATGCTGGAGCCAGGCATAGCAGGGATGCTGGAGCCAGAGGGGCCGTTCCAGAGAAGTGCTGGAGAGAACATTCCCTGGATCCcggagcagggcagagctggtgggAGCCAGCACCGGGCAGTGAGGAAGAACCCTCCACGGAGGAGGCAGGGTAAGAACAGCCACTATGACCCCCCGCCGGGGAGGCAAGGGGGCAGCCCCCTGCGGGACATCACTGTGCCCCAGAGCGCAGCTGCAGGGGGGCCGCCCCACACGTGTGCCACTTGCGGAAAGAGTTTCAGCCGCCGCTCCAAGCTGAGCTCCCACCAGAGGAACCACACTGGAGACAAACCCCACAGctgtggggactgtgggaagggcTTCCTGTGGCGCTCGGACCTGCTCCGGCACCAGCTCATGCACACGGGGGAGCgtccccaccactgcccccaaTGTGGCCGTGGCTTCAGCCGGGCCTCACGGCTCCAGCAGCATCAGAGAGTCCACACGGAAGCCAACCATGGAATGGAGGGAAGCCCGGTGCCAAGTGCGCTGCAGGGAGTCCACGGGGAGCCTGGCCACGGAGTggggcagagcccggggctgaGTGAGGGGCTGGGAGTCCACAGGGAGCCTGGCCATGGAGTGGGGCGGAGCCCAGGGCTGAGTGAGGGGCTGGGAGTCCACGGGGAGCCTGGCCATGGAGTGGGGCGGAGCCTGGGGCTGAGTGAGGGGCTGGGAGTCCACATGGAGCCTGGCCACAGAgtggggcagagcccagggctgaaTGAGGGGCTGGGAGTCCACGTAGAGCCTGGCCATGAAGTGGGGCGGAGTCCAGGGCTGAGTGAGAGCCGGGGAGTCCACGGGGAGCCTGGCCACGGAGTGGAGCAGAGCCCGGGGCTGAGTGAGGTGCTGGGAGTCCACACGGAGTCTGACCACGGTGTGGGGCAGAGCGCGGGGCTGAGCGAGGGCCGGGAAGTTCATGTGGAGCCCAGCCATGGAGTGGGGCGGAGCCTGGGGCTGAGTGAGGGGCTGGGAGTCCATGTGGAGCCCTGCAATGGAGCAGAGAGGACCTGGGCTCTGACTACGCTGCAGAGAAGCCATGCGGAGCCTGCCCTTGGAGGGGAGGGCAATGTGGCACAGAGCCCAACCTTGTTTGCACTGCAGGGAGTCCATGGAGAGCCCTGCCACGGAGCGGCGTGGAGCCCGGTACTCACTACACTGCAGGGCGTCCATGTGGAGCCTGGCCACAGAGTTGggcggagcccagggctgggagtccACACAGAGCCTGGCCATGGAGTGGGGCAGAACCCGGGCCTGAGTGAAGGGCTGGGAGTCCATGCAGAGCCTGGCCATGGATTGGGGCGGAGCCCGGGGCTGAGTGAGGGGCTGGGAGTCCACGTGGAGCCCGGCAATGGAACAGAGAGGACCTGGGCTTTGACTACGTTGCAGGGAGTCCATGCAGAGCCCTGCCACGGCGCAGGTTGGAGCCCAATGATGACTACGCTGCAGAGAAGCCATGTGGAGCCTGTCCATGGAGGGGAGGGCAATGTGGCACAGAGCCCAACCTTCTTTGCACTGCAGGGAGTCCATGgagagccctgccccagagcgGGGTGGAGCCCAGTGCTCACTACACTGCAGGGCGTCCATGCAGAGCCAGGCCATGGAGCGAGGTGGAGCCCAGTGCTAACTACATTGCAGGGAGTCCACGTGGAACCCTGCCACGGAGCAGGGTGGAGCCCGGTGCTCACTACACTGCAGGGTGTCCACGCAGAGCCAGGCCATGGACCGGGATGGAGCCCGATGCTCACTACACTGCAGGGCGTCCACGCAGAGCCTGGCCACGGAGCAGGGTGGAGCCCGATGCTTACTACACTGCAGGGCGTCCACGCAGAGTCAGGCCAcagaccaggctggagcccagtgcTCACTACGCTGCAGGGTGTCCACGGAGAGCCCTGCCATGGACAAGAATGGAGCCCAGCCCTGAGTGCACTGCAGGGCATCCACGGGGAGCCCAGCCACAGCCCAGAAGGGAACCCAGCGCTGATTGCCTTGCAGAGGGTCCACGCGGAGCCCTGGGACAGCGCAGAGGGTAATGTGGCACAATGCTCAACCTTGTTTGCACTGCAGAGAATTCAGGCAGAGCCCTGCTACAGCACTGAGGGACCCGCAGCCCAGAGGCTGGAGCTGATTGTACTGCAGAGAGTCCATGGGGAGCCCTGCCATGGAGCAGAGGGGAGCTCAGGCCTGACTGCTCGGCAGGGAGTCCACGGGGAGCCCTGCCACGGCACCGAGCAGAGCATGGCACTGAGTGCGGTGCAGACAGTCCACGGGGAGCCCTGCCACAGcaccgagcagagcccagcacTGAGTGCGGTGCAGACAGTCCACGGGCAGCCCTGCCACGGCACAGAGCAGAGCCCGGCACTGAGTGCAGTGCAGACAGTCCACGGGCAGCCCTGCCACGGCACCGAGCAGAGCATGGCACTGAGTGCAGTGCAGACAGTCCACGGGCAGCCCTGCCACGGCACCGAGCAGAACCCGGCACTGAGTGCAGTGCAGACAGTCCACGGGCAGCCCTGCCACGGCACCGAGCAGAACCCGGCACTGAGTGCAGTGCAGACAGTCCACAGGCAGCCCTGCCATGGAGCAGAGAGTCCCGTGGCCCAGAGCCTGGCACTGGCTGCGCTGCAGTGTCTCCAGGCCGGAGAGGCTCAATGTGTCATCGCTGAGCGAGGGGGAGGCCTGGCcgagacccccccatcccctgcagcctTGGTGCAGGAGAATCTCTTCCAATGTCCTGAATGCCGAAAGTGCTTCGGCCGCAGCTCATACCTGGTGAAGCACCGCCGGATCCATGGGGCGGGAAAGCCCCACCAGTGCCCCCAGTGTGGCAAGTGCTTCAGCCAGCGCTCGTACCTCTGCAAGCACCGCCGTATCCATGCCGCCGCAGCTGGCAAACCCCACGAGTGTGCGCTGTGCGGCAAGCGCTTCAGCCTTCGGTCCTACCTCTGCAAACACCGCCGCATCCACACGAGATAG